From Novosphingobium decolorationis, one genomic window encodes:
- a CDS encoding MFS transporter, with translation MTDLSPSGAVPPPSTVSLPSGPDGGKVATSVLLRYGTGQLGAQVFRDTPAVLLPLFMTTMLGVEAWLAGLVVLIPKLWLIACDPLVGAWSDRVRKLYGRTPFLVGGAILTSLGFVALFTLTESASPMVSAALTCLLFFLASTAFSMFSVPYLAIAATLSPDPHERTRIMIFRMIFSTFGVLVGVGVAQPMIYWLGGGEHGWTVMAFTLGAVCLVTMLVTAIGLARVPMIEDDSVQGSLISQLKVIGTNKPYLVLVLTCLIQNIGQASGYTVIGFVFLYALQAVWIIPAFILVMSIAGIAAQPLWFTLSRRWGKEKTYVFASAMWTAVTVSWYWMAPATDEIMTLPGVGVLGTQHLLVLVRGALIGISNAAFIMLALSMLTDTIDFQRRRAGTANEGVFAGLFSAIEKLSFALGPVIAGLVMSAFGFVSSKGGAVDQTPHAITGILLLYSLIPAALQVVSLIVFSRYRIAKD, from the coding sequence ATGACCGATCTCTCCCCGAGCGGTGCCGTGCCCCCGCCTTCGACCGTGTCTCTCCCGTCCGGTCCGGATGGCGGCAAGGTCGCCACATCCGTCCTGTTGCGGTATGGTACGGGCCAGCTGGGCGCGCAGGTTTTCCGCGACACGCCCGCCGTGCTGCTGCCGCTGTTCATGACCACGATGCTCGGCGTCGAGGCCTGGCTGGCCGGGCTTGTCGTGCTCATTCCCAAGCTCTGGCTGATCGCCTGTGACCCGCTTGTCGGCGCCTGGTCGGACCGAGTGCGCAAGCTCTACGGGCGCACGCCGTTCCTGGTGGGCGGCGCCATCCTGACCAGCCTTGGCTTCGTCGCGCTCTTCACCCTGACCGAAAGCGCAAGCCCGATGGTCTCGGCGGCGCTCACCTGTCTTCTGTTCTTCCTGGCATCGACCGCATTCTCGATGTTCTCGGTGCCCTATCTCGCGATCGCCGCGACGCTTTCGCCCGACCCGCACGAGCGCACCCGGATCATGATCTTCCGCATGATCTTCTCGACCTTCGGCGTCCTTGTCGGTGTCGGGGTCGCGCAGCCGATGATCTACTGGCTGGGCGGGGGCGAGCATGGCTGGACGGTCATGGCGTTCACGCTGGGCGCGGTGTGCCTGGTGACCATGCTGGTGACCGCCATCGGGCTTGCCCGCGTGCCGATGATCGAGGACGATTCCGTACAGGGAAGCCTCATCAGCCAGCTCAAGGTGATCGGCACCAACAAGCCTTACCTGGTCCTGGTCCTCACCTGCCTGATCCAGAACATCGGGCAGGCTTCGGGCTATACCGTGATCGGTTTTGTCTTCCTCTATGCGCTCCAGGCGGTCTGGATCATTCCGGCCTTCATTCTTGTGATGTCGATTGCGGGCATTGCCGCGCAGCCGCTGTGGTTCACGCTCTCGCGCCGCTGGGGCAAGGAGAAGACTTATGTCTTCGCCTCGGCCATGTGGACCGCGGTGACCGTGTCCTGGTACTGGATGGCGCCTGCCACCGACGAGATCATGACGCTGCCCGGCGTCGGTGTGCTCGGCACGCAGCACCTCCTCGTGCTGGTGCGCGGCGCGCTGATCGGGATCAGCAACGCGGCCTTCATCATGCTGGCGCTCTCGATGCTGACCGACACCATCGACTTCCAGCGCCGCCGGGCCGGCACTGCGAACGAGGGTGTCTTCGCCGGGCTTTTCTCCGCCATCGAGAAGCTGTCCTTCGCTCTGGGCCCGGTCATCGCGGGCCTCGTGATGAGCGCCTTCGGCTTTGTCTCCTCCAAGGGCGGCGCGGTTGATCAGACCCCGCATGCGATTACGGGCATCCTGCTGCTCTACAGCCTGATCCCGGCGGCGCTGCAGGTTGTCAGCCTCATCGTCTTCTCGCGCTATCGCATCGCCAAGGACTGA
- a CDS encoding SDR family oxidoreductase, whose translation MTRTWLVTGANRGIGLEYVRQLAAAGQRVIATARDLQAAEPLSALASQYPERVRIETLDVADADSLTAFVQRLGDETVDVLVNNAGLYGGSWNSDAQRQSLEGMDYALWEEILRVNTIAPFRLTVALRANLRRSAQPLVVMMGSDLGSITANTMGQSHAYRSSKAALNMVMKGLSIDLGGEGITLVSMAPGWTRTDLGGPAATWSVEESVARQLDVIASLGPVDTGRFVNLLGEDVAW comes from the coding sequence ATGACCCGAACCTGGCTCGTTACGGGCGCCAATCGCGGCATTGGCCTGGAATATGTCCGGCAACTGGCGGCTGCCGGTCAGCGGGTCATTGCAACCGCCCGCGATCTGCAGGCGGCCGAGCCGCTCTCGGCCCTCGCGTCCCAGTATCCAGAGCGTGTCCGCATCGAAACCCTCGACGTGGCGGACGCGGATTCGCTTACAGCATTCGTCCAGCGACTGGGGGACGAGACCGTCGATGTCCTCGTCAACAATGCGGGGCTTTACGGGGGGAGCTGGAACAGTGATGCGCAGCGCCAGTCGCTCGAGGGCATGGACTACGCGCTCTGGGAAGAGATCCTTCGGGTGAACACCATCGCGCCCTTCCGGCTGACCGTGGCCTTGCGCGCGAACCTGCGTCGCAGCGCGCAGCCGCTGGTGGTGATGATGGGATCGGACCTCGGCTCGATCACGGCCAACACCATGGGCCAGAGCCACGCCTACCGTTCGAGCAAGGCGGCCCTCAACATGGTGATGAAGGGTTTGTCGATTGATCTGGGCGGGGAGGGCATCACGCTTGTGTCCATGGCGCCGGGCTGGACGCGCACCGATCTGGGCGGCCCGGCTGCGACCTGGAGTGTGGAGGAAAGCGTCGCCAGGCAGCTAGACGTGATTGCAAGCCTGGGCCCTGTGGACACCGGACGCTTCGTCAACCTTCTTGGTGAAGACGTCGCCTGGTGA
- a CDS encoding alpha/beta hydrolase, which yields MKSNLFMGAALVALTLATPLHAAGTVRPTGLEATAPGLQADGVRVLAPEAIWPQGAPVDPDWPGLIDQPVTEEARDGGESLWNVTVPSYQAFLPDPAKATGAAVIVAPGGGFRLLAIHHEGSRVAQWLADHGIAAFVLKYRLIQTPPGETNEAMRTRVNTTMRPGVGGEPGVADGLEALRLIRGRAKDYGIAPNRIGAVGFSAGGHVAGKMALAQEGARPDFTGLIYGFPFGERLPELPPANLPWPEGTPNEPWLRPAPTPAPGRLAPMFMAVAQDDVAVGQGFDAWEAALREAGYTPETHRYERGGHGFGMKKTGGTQDHWIEEFAWWIEAEGFTKAD from the coding sequence ATGAAATCGAACCTGTTCATGGGCGCGGCCCTGGTGGCCCTGACCTTGGCCACGCCGCTGCACGCAGCCGGAACGGTACGCCCCACGGGCCTGGAGGCAACTGCGCCCGGCCTCCAGGCAGACGGCGTGCGCGTGCTGGCTCCCGAAGCGATCTGGCCGCAGGGCGCACCGGTGGACCCGGATTGGCCCGGGCTCATCGACCAGCCGGTCACCGAAGAAGCGCGCGACGGCGGGGAGAGCCTCTGGAACGTCACGGTGCCCAGTTACCAGGCCTTCCTGCCCGATCCGGCCAAGGCTACGGGCGCGGCGGTGATCGTGGCGCCGGGCGGTGGTTTCCGCCTTCTGGCGATCCACCACGAAGGCTCGCGAGTGGCGCAGTGGCTGGCTGACCATGGGATTGCGGCCTTCGTCCTCAAGTACCGGCTGATCCAGACCCCTCCGGGTGAGACCAACGAGGCGATGCGCACGCGCGTCAACACGACCATGCGTCCCGGTGTCGGCGGCGAGCCGGGCGTGGCGGATGGCCTGGAGGCTCTGCGCCTCATTCGTGGGCGCGCCAAGGACTACGGGATCGCACCGAACCGTATCGGTGCGGTCGGCTTCTCCGCGGGCGGGCACGTCGCGGGCAAGATGGCGCTGGCCCAAGAGGGCGCGCGGCCCGATTTCACCGGGCTCATTTATGGTTTTCCGTTCGGGGAGCGCCTGCCCGAGCTTCCGCCCGCGAACCTGCCCTGGCCCGAAGGCACGCCCAATGAGCCTTGGCTGCGCCCGGCCCCCACACCTGCGCCCGGACGGCTCGCGCCGATGTTCATGGCGGTCGCGCAGGACGATGTCGCGGTGGGGCAGGGCTTCGATGCCTGGGAGGCCGCCCTCAGGGAGGCGGGCTACACCCCGGAGACGCACCGCTACGAGCGCGGTGGACACGGTTTCGGCATGAAGAAGACAGGGGGCACGCAGGACCATTGGATCGAGGAGTTCGCCTGGTGGATCGAGGCCGAAGGCTTCACCAAGGCCGATTGA
- a CDS encoding alpha/beta hydrolase-fold protein produces the protein MGQLAGTFAMAQMQPPKLDPTTCVTPPFYSGPMPYSSVEQLPDQRVTFRLCAPQAKGVRLTSSDIADVIPMGFPPGTPRGLGMTKDATGLWSVTTPKPVAADVYRFAFEVDGVKTVDPLGQTFSEELKGINSTFEVTGEEGAFQTWRKEVPHGTVATLEYWSQALGIKRRAHVYTPPGYMKDAVSYPVLYLVHGAGDSDDSWTSVGHAHTILDNLIAAGKAKPMIVVMPDGHTPLREGVMTLDNPDFGNDLLGDLIPYIDAHYRTDARAQARAMAGLSMGGSHTLRNGLTHPETFHWIGVFSMGLMEGSAFNGADTYAARYDAALRRDAAELDLVYYAMGREDFLHETVAPTRALLDRYGIAHVYNETGGGHEWVNWRRYLADFAPRLFQGE, from the coding sequence ATGGGGCAGCTGGCGGGCACCTTCGCGATGGCGCAGATGCAGCCGCCCAAGCTTGACCCCACGACCTGCGTTACACCGCCCTTCTATTCCGGGCCGATGCCCTATTCGTCGGTCGAGCAGCTCCCTGACCAGCGGGTGACATTCCGCCTCTGCGCACCTCAGGCAAAGGGCGTGCGGCTCACCAGCAGCGATATCGCCGACGTCATTCCCATGGGCTTCCCGCCGGGCACGCCCAGGGGGCTGGGCATGACGAAGGACGCGACGGGGCTGTGGTCGGTAACGACGCCCAAGCCGGTCGCGGCCGATGTCTACCGCTTTGCCTTCGAGGTCGACGGGGTGAAGACGGTCGATCCGCTGGGCCAGACCTTCTCCGAAGAGCTCAAGGGTATCAACTCGACCTTCGAGGTGACGGGTGAGGAGGGCGCCTTCCAGACCTGGCGTAAGGAGGTGCCACACGGCACGGTCGCGACGCTGGAATACTGGTCGCAGGCCCTGGGCATCAAGCGCCGCGCGCATGTCTACACGCCGCCCGGCTACATGAAGGATGCGGTGTCCTACCCGGTGCTCTATCTGGTTCATGGCGCAGGCGACAGCGACGACAGCTGGACCAGCGTTGGCCATGCCCACACGATCCTCGACAACCTCATCGCAGCAGGCAAGGCCAAGCCGATGATCGTGGTCATGCCCGATGGCCATACGCCGCTGCGCGAAGGGGTGATGACGCTCGACAATCCGGATTTCGGCAACGATCTGCTGGGCGATCTCATTCCCTACATCGATGCCCATTACCGCACCGATGCGCGGGCCCAGGCGCGCGCGATGGCGGGGCTTTCGATGGGCGGCTCGCACACCTTGCGCAATGGTCTGACCCACCCGGAAACCTTCCACTGGATCGGGGTCTTCTCGATGGGTCTGATGGAAGGTTCGGCGTTCAATGGCGCGGATACCTACGCGGCCCGGTACGATGCGGCCCTGCGCCGCGATGCAGCCGAACTGGATCTCGTCTACTACGCCATGGGCCGCGAGGATTTCCTGCACGAGACCGTCGCGCCGACGCGCGCGCTGCTGGACCGCTACGGTATCGCGCATGTCTACAACGAAACAGGCGGCGGGCATGAATGGGTGAACTGGCGGCGCTATCTGGCCGACTTCGCGCCGCGTCTGTTCCAGGGCGAATAA
- a CDS encoding serine hydrolase domain-containing protein, producing MGSRHKRRHARTIATALLCASLAAPTLGADAAPTKPSEDPVYRERLEVYVTDYSKFVYTPMAAVSGAPDWAPLPSAPDSAISQAALEKATTYARRMNSTALIVWHKGKIALEWYGEDVTRTTPLVSKSLSKPLAAIAVGRAIALGKITSLDQPIADFIPELAGTQKGRIKVRHLLDMRSGMQHQSFSPDPESPLNLGFLSPEHTRHIIESYPMIAEPGTLYSYANAPTDLVGEVITRATGRDYAEFVDTEVLRPIGAMGGTFWLNRPGGEAHSGCCMMLPAETFARLGVLLLHDGAWGGRKLLPEGYVAQMRTGTAQNPHFGLGVWIGAPHVERRSFGAPDQPGPTVLHSEPYLDPDLFLFDGNADQIVDIAPGHDLVVLRMGGNPPRPTEENPEEWDNSYLVNTLIRGMSSPE from the coding sequence ATGGGTTCCAGGCACAAGCGCAGACATGCACGCACGATAGCCACCGCGCTGCTGTGCGCAAGCCTTGCCGCCCCGACCCTGGGCGCCGACGCAGCTCCCACGAAGCCCTCCGAAGATCCCGTCTACCGCGAACGGCTCGAAGTCTACGTCACCGACTACAGCAAGTTCGTCTACACCCCGATGGCAGCGGTCTCAGGGGCGCCGGACTGGGCGCCCCTGCCCTCTGCGCCGGATAGTGCCATCAGCCAGGCCGCCCTGGAAAAGGCCACAACCTATGCCCGGCGCATGAACAGCACCGCGCTGATCGTATGGCACAAGGGCAAGATTGCGCTCGAATGGTACGGCGAAGACGTCACGCGCACCACGCCGCTCGTGTCCAAATCGCTCTCCAAGCCGCTTGCCGCAATAGCCGTTGGCCGCGCGATCGCGCTCGGCAAGATCACCTCGCTCGATCAGCCGATCGCCGACTTCATCCCCGAGCTGGCAGGTACGCAGAAAGGGCGGATCAAGGTGCGCCACCTGCTCGACATGCGCTCAGGCATGCAGCACCAGAGCTTCTCGCCCGATCCCGAAAGTCCGCTCAACCTCGGCTTCCTCTCGCCCGAGCACACCCGGCATATCATCGAAAGCTATCCGATGATCGCCGAGCCGGGCACGCTCTACTCCTACGCGAATGCCCCCACAGACCTTGTGGGCGAAGTCATCACACGGGCCACGGGCCGGGACTACGCCGAGTTCGTCGACACCGAAGTCCTGCGCCCCATTGGTGCGATGGGCGGTACGTTCTGGCTCAATCGGCCGGGCGGCGAGGCCCACTCGGGTTGCTGCATGATGCTACCCGCCGAGACGTTCGCGCGGCTTGGCGTGCTGCTCCTTCACGACGGGGCATGGGGCGGGCGCAAGCTACTCCCCGAAGGCTACGTGGCGCAGATGCGCACGGGCACCGCGCAGAACCCGCACTTCGGCCTCGGCGTGTGGATTGGCGCGCCCCATGTCGAACGACGCTCCTTTGGCGCGCCCGACCAGCCCGGCCCCACCGTCCTGCATTCCGAGCCCTATCTCGATCCCGACCTGTTCCTGTTCGACGGCAACGCTGACCAGATCGTCGACATAGCGCCGGGCCACGATCTTGTCGTGCTGCGCATGGGGGGCAACCCGCCGCGTCCCACAGAGGAAAACCCCGAGGAATGGGACAACAGCTATCTCGTGAACACGCTCATCCGGGGAATGTCCTCCCCCGAATGA
- a CDS encoding DUF1838 family protein, giving the protein MGKYGMSGWNRRGAIGAGLTALGAFASLGSQTALAQQGDGGVPLDIETAKGRLRTFMMLRGALDERLTMSWVSARYYGVVEDRMDPLFAVVSAVFSRSRQLADGRFEAVNAEIAWFTDPVSGDALDSYRNPYTGEDVEVPQGGYAPSRVRFGPELELRLEKEIPGLTMEHEVLPFDLRGDDLWVTERTRTAMQVPGVAKPFRYSESNTYHASRAAMEAPGVTRVPVSVAFTNVCSWRPWMSMGDRPGHLTATGVGAHNADWAQMPPAWIAATRARRPEVLADPAALLAPLWDA; this is encoded by the coding sequence ATGGGGAAATACGGTATGTCGGGATGGAATCGGCGCGGTGCGATAGGCGCAGGGCTCACGGCGCTGGGGGCGTTCGCAAGCCTGGGGTCACAGACGGCACTGGCGCAGCAGGGCGACGGCGGTGTGCCACTGGATATCGAGACCGCCAAGGGGCGTTTGCGGACCTTCATGATGCTGCGCGGTGCACTGGACGAAAGGCTTACCATGAGCTGGGTCTCGGCGCGCTACTATGGCGTTGTCGAGGATCGCATGGACCCGCTTTTCGCGGTCGTATCTGCAGTTTTCTCGCGTTCGCGCCAGTTGGCCGATGGCCGCTTCGAGGCGGTCAACGCCGAGATCGCCTGGTTCACCGATCCGGTCAGCGGAGATGCGCTCGATAGCTATCGCAATCCCTATACCGGGGAGGATGTCGAGGTGCCGCAGGGGGGCTATGCGCCTTCCAGGGTGCGTTTCGGACCGGAGTTGGAACTGCGGCTTGAAAAGGAGATCCCCGGCTTGACGATGGAGCACGAAGTGCTGCCCTTTGACCTGCGCGGCGATGACCTCTGGGTGACCGAGCGCACGCGGACCGCGATGCAGGTGCCGGGCGTCGCCAAGCCGTTCCGCTATTCCGAAAGCAACACCTACCACGCAAGCCGCGCGGCGATGGAGGCCCCGGGGGTGACCCGCGTGCCGGTCTCGGTGGCGTTCACCAATGTCTGCTCGTGGCGGCCCTGGATGAGCATGGGGGACAGGCCCGGGCATCTCACCGCGACGGGCGTCGGCGCACACAACGCGGACTGGGCGCAGATGCCGCCCGCCTGGATCGCGGCAACGCGCGCGCGCCGTCCCGAAGTGCTGGCGGACCCGGCCGCGCTGCTTGCGCCGCTCTGGGACGCCTGA
- a CDS encoding acyl-CoA dehydrogenase C-terminal domain-containing protein, with protein MTSFTPPVDDMRFLLTQVLDFDGLIASLPGCEDVSAEFAGEVLSEAARFAAEKLAPLNLPGDEQGASLSEGKVTTPEGFPQAYRDFVEAGWVGLSGNPEFGGQGLPRTLQILLDEMVSGANVSFGLFPGLTSGAAEALEHHGSEELKAQWLTGLVTGETCGAMALTEANAGTDLGLLRARAEPVGDGSYKVTGTKIFISSGDQDFGNNIVHLVLARLPDAPAGVKGISMFLVPKFLPAEDGGLGARNTMSVGALEHKMGIHAQPTCVMNYDEAIGWLVGEPGRGLNAMFTMMNNERLFVGIQGLGIAEAAHQKAATYARERLQGRSSDNTRAPVPIIEHADVRKMLLEGRAFLDAGRALAVWTAMQMDIAARHPDPEVRSQANGMVLLMTPVIKAAFTDMGFETAVKAQQVFGGHGYIHEWGMEQFVRDARITQIYEGTNGVQAMDLVGRKLPMENGDLMARFLTLVESDLAAADGSPFAAQLTEALVPLRRITQALVAQKGDVEALGAAATDTLRLVALVSLGWMWVRMVTACEGEDSALARKKRAVAGYFFARVLPQVHALAAQVEAGPETIMGMDAELF; from the coding sequence ATGACCAGCTTCACGCCGCCCGTGGACGACATGCGCTTCCTGCTTACGCAGGTGCTCGATTTCGACGGCCTGATCGCCTCCCTGCCCGGCTGCGAGGATGTGTCGGCCGAATTCGCGGGCGAAGTCCTGAGCGAAGCTGCGCGCTTCGCGGCCGAAAAGCTCGCCCCGCTCAACCTTCCGGGCGACGAACAGGGCGCATCGCTCAGCGAGGGCAAGGTCACCACGCCCGAGGGTTTCCCCCAAGCCTACCGCGATTTCGTCGAGGCGGGCTGGGTCGGCCTTTCCGGAAATCCCGAGTTCGGCGGCCAGGGCCTCCCGCGCACGCTCCAGATCCTGCTTGATGAAATGGTGAGCGGCGCGAACGTCTCCTTCGGCCTGTTCCCCGGCCTGACCAGTGGAGCGGCCGAAGCGCTCGAACACCATGGCAGCGAGGAACTCAAGGCCCAATGGCTGACAGGGCTCGTCACCGGCGAGACCTGCGGCGCGATGGCGCTGACCGAAGCGAATGCGGGCACCGACCTTGGCCTCCTGCGCGCCCGCGCCGAGCCGGTCGGCGATGGCAGTTACAAGGTTACGGGCACCAAGATCTTCATTTCCTCGGGCGACCAGGACTTCGGCAACAATATCGTCCACCTGGTGCTGGCCCGCCTTCCCGATGCGCCGGCTGGCGTGAAGGGCATCTCGATGTTCCTCGTGCCCAAGTTCCTGCCTGCCGAGGACGGCGGCCTTGGCGCACGCAACACGATGTCGGTGGGCGCGCTCGAGCACAAGATGGGTATCCACGCGCAGCCGACCTGCGTGATGAACTACGACGAGGCCATCGGCTGGCTGGTGGGCGAGCCGGGACGCGGGCTCAACGCCATGTTCACGATGATGAACAACGAGCGCCTCTTCGTGGGCATCCAGGGCCTGGGCATTGCCGAGGCCGCGCACCAGAAGGCCGCGACCTATGCCCGCGAGCGCCTGCAGGGCCGCTCCTCGGACAACACCCGCGCGCCGGTGCCGATCATCGAACACGCCGACGTGCGCAAGATGCTGCTGGAAGGCCGCGCCTTCCTTGACGCAGGGCGCGCTCTGGCGGTTTGGACCGCGATGCAGATGGACATCGCCGCACGCCACCCCGATCCCGAGGTGCGCAGCCAGGCCAACGGCATGGTCCTCCTGATGACCCCCGTCATCAAGGCCGCCTTCACCGACATGGGCTTCGAGACGGCGGTCAAGGCCCAGCAGGTCTTTGGCGGGCACGGCTACATCCACGAATGGGGCATGGAACAGTTCGTGCGCGATGCGCGCATCACCCAGATCTACGAGGGCACCAACGGGGTCCAGGCCATGGACCTGGTCGGCCGCAAGCTCCCGATGGAGAACGGCGATCTGATGGCGCGCTTCCTCACCCTGGTAGAAAGCGATCTGGCCGCCGCGGACGGATCGCCATTCGCTGCGCAGCTCACCGAGGCCCTCGTCCCGCTGCGCCGGATCACGCAGGCCCTTGTCGCGCAGAAGGGCGATGTCGAGGCGCTGGGCGCCGCGGCGACCGACACCTTGCGGCTTGTCGCGCTGGTTTCGCTGGGCTGGATGTGGGTGCGCATGGTCACGGCCTGCGAGGGCGAGGACAGCGCCCTTGCGCGCAAGAAGCGCGCCGTTGCCGGCTACTTCTTCGCGCGCGTGCTTCCCCAGGTCCACGCGCTTGCCGCGCAAGTCGAGGCGGGGCCCGAAACCATCATGGGCATGGACGCCGAGCTGTTCTGA
- the mazG gene encoding nucleoside triphosphate pyrophosphohydrolase — protein sequence MTAASRHDQIDRLLSIMATLRDPVNGCEWDRAQDFASIAPYTIEEAYEVADAIERADLPALREELGDLLLQVVFHARMAEEQDAFAFADVAAAISDKLEARHPHIFGEGDTETGQTERWEKLKAQERAAKGETSAVDGVAGALPALMRAEKLQKRAARVGFDWPDPSGAEDKVREELVELAEASDAEKLEEAGDLLFAAVNLVRLNGIAPEDALRAANAKFERRFRGMEALASQRDEVFAELDLDAQEALWQAVKASERAKTA from the coding sequence ATGACCGCCGCTTCCCGTCACGACCAGATCGACCGCCTGCTCTCCATCATGGCCACCTTGCGCGATCCGGTGAACGGGTGCGAATGGGACCGCGCGCAGGACTTCGCCTCGATCGCGCCCTACACCATCGAGGAGGCCTACGAGGTCGCCGACGCCATCGAGCGCGCGGACCTTCCTGCGCTTCGCGAGGAACTGGGCGACCTGCTTCTCCAGGTGGTCTTTCACGCGCGCATGGCTGAGGAACAGGACGCCTTCGCCTTTGCCGATGTCGCTGCCGCAATCTCGGACAAGCTGGAAGCGCGCCACCCGCACATCTTCGGTGAGGGTGATACGGAAACCGGCCAGACCGAGCGCTGGGAAAAGCTGAAGGCGCAAGAGCGCGCCGCCAAGGGCGAGACGAGTGCGGTCGATGGGGTCGCGGGTGCTCTCCCCGCGCTCATGCGCGCGGAAAAGCTGCAGAAGCGCGCCGCGCGCGTCGGCTTTGACTGGCCCGATCCGAGCGGGGCGGAAGACAAGGTCCGCGAGGAACTCGTCGAACTCGCCGAAGCATCGGATGCGGAAAAGCTGGAGGAAGCCGGCGACCTGCTGTTCGCCGCCGTCAACCTGGTGCGCCTCAACGGGATCGCGCCCGAAGACGCGCTTCGCGCCGCGAACGCCAAGTTCGAACGGCGCTTCCGAGGGATGGAAGCCCTCGCCAGCCAGCGAGACGAGGTCTTTGCCGA